One region of Alosa alosa isolate M-15738 ecotype Scorff River chromosome 1, AALO_Geno_1.1, whole genome shotgun sequence genomic DNA includes:
- the psip1a gene encoding PC4 and SFRS1 interacting protein 1a isoform X1 encodes MARDFRPGDLIFAKMKGYPHWPARIDEVPDGAVKPSNVKFPIFFFGTHETAFLGPKDIFPYLANKDKYGKPNKRKGFNEGLWEIENNPKVELGGEKMMSAESAEDKDSDSSPEGEEEGEDGERGRKSTVSGSEAGEEEEEEEGEMEVSGQGPLLEEESTDTSKPKRGRKKKSEPEQDSEKDEAATSPTSSPAGGDTPVPKRRGRKPKAEKLLLLQQQSSHDPHGSGSDMETTADSERKRKRGSDDKSKHQEEDERRADGRKRKDEAKKEPEAKRKRNAKDGSSSDSEDEEKSSGPGRKRNPLKAQQNTVEPDKDERRRKGDDTKELGKEDAMKDERKGDRRKEMSTEHRLQRLHGEIKISLKIDNPDVKKCLVALDELGSLQVNTQHLQKHSDLIATLKKIRRFKASQDIMDKATMLYNKFKTMFLVGEGDSVLSQVLNKSLAEQRQYEEAKKGALKKAEQAKEQSMEGQVANGGSSPEVKQQESEQSKAAEESHTVENSVPVAQQESG; translated from the exons ATGGCTCGGGATTTCAGACCTGGAGACTTGATCTTTGCCAAGATGAAGGGTTATCCCCATTGGCCAGCCAGG ATTGATGAAGTTCCAGATGGGGCTGTTAAACCGTCCAATGTCAAGTTCCCTATCTTCTTCTTCGGCACTCATGAAAC GGCATTTCTTGGACCAAAAGACATATTCCCATACTTGGCTAATAAAGACAAGTATGGAAAACCTAACAAGAGAAAAGGTTTCAATGAAGGCCTGTGGGAAATTGAGAACAATCCAAAGGTGGAGCTAGGTGGAGAGAAG ATGATGTCGGCTGAGTCAGCGGAAGACAAAGACTCGGACAGCAGccctgagggagaggaggaaggcgaggatggggagagggggaggaagtccACG GTGTCTGGCAGTGAAGcgggtgaggaagaggaggaggaggaaggggagatgGAGGTATCAGGGCAGGGGCCCCTGTTGGAGGAA gAATCGACAGACACATCTAAGCCAAAAAGGGGGCGAAAGAAAAAG AGTGAACCAGAGCAAGACTCAGAGAAAGATGAGGCTGCCACCAGTCCTACTTCAAGTCCAGCTG gTGGAGACACACCTGTGCCTAAGCGGCGTGGCAGGAAGCCCAAAGCAGAGAAGTTGCTCCTCCTGCAGCAGCAGTCATCACATGACCCCCACGGATCAGGCAGTGACAT GGAGACTACTGCAGATTCTGAACGAAAAAGGAAGCGTGGATCAGATGACAAGAGCAAACATCAGGAGGAAGACGAGAGGAGGGCAGATGGCAGGAAGAGAAAGGACGAGGCGAAGAAGGAGCCAGAGGCCAAGAGGAAGAGAAACGCCAAAGATGGGAGCTCCTCTGACTCTGAGGATGAGGAG AAGAGCAGTGGACCAGGCAGGAAACGCAACCCGCTGAAAGCCCAGCAGAATACAGTAGAGCCTGACAAGGATGAGCGTCGCCGCAAGGGAGACGACACCAAAGA ATTAGGGAAAGAGGACGCAATGAAGGACGAGCGGAAAGGAGACCGAAGGAAAG AAATGTCCACAGAGCACCGACTGCAGAGGTTGCATGGAGAAATCAAGATCTCTTTGAAGATAGACAACCCT GATGTGAAAAAATGCCTGGTTGCATTGGATGAGCTGGGCTCTCTACAAGTCAACACCCAGCACCTTCAAAAGCACAGTGACCTGATAGCCACCCTTAAAAAG ATCCGCAGGTTTAAGGCCAGCCAGGACATCATGGACAAGGCCACCATGTTGTATAACAAGTTCAAGACCATGTTCCTGGTGGGTGAGGGAGACTCTGTGCTGAGCCAAGTGCTCAACAAGTCTCTGGCTGAGCAGAGGCAGTATGAGGAGGCCAAGAAAGGAGCGCTGAAGAAAGCCGAGCAGGCCAAAGAGCAGAGCATGG AGGGACAGGTTGCGAATGGAGGGTCAAGCCCAGAGGTGAAGCAGCAAGAGTCTGAGCAGAGCAAAGCTGCTGAAGAGAGCCACACTGTGGAGAACAG TGTGCCAGTAGCCCAGCAGGAATCCGGTTGA
- the psip1a gene encoding PC4 and SFRS1 interacting protein 1a isoform X2, producing the protein MARDFRPGDLIFAKMKGYPHWPARIDEVPDGAVKPSNVKFPIFFFGTHETAFLGPKDIFPYLANKDKYGKPNKRKGFNEGLWEIENNPKVELGGEKQMMSAESAEDKDSDSSPEGEEEGEDGERGRKSTVSGSEAGEEEEEEEGEMEVSGQGPLLEEESTDTSKPKRGRKKKSEPEQDSEKDEAATSPTSSPAGGDTPVPKRRGRKPKAEKLLLLQQQSSHDPHGSGSDMETTADSERKRKRGSDDKSKHQEEDERRADGRKRKDEAKKEPEAKRKRNAKDGSSSDSEDEEKSSGPGRKRNPLKAQQNTVEPDKDERRRKGDDTKELGKEDAMKDERKGDRRKEHRLQRLHGEIKISLKIDNPDVKKCLVALDELGSLQVNTQHLQKHSDLIATLKKIRRFKASQDIMDKATMLYNKFKTMFLVGEGDSVLSQVLNKSLAEQRQYEEAKKGALKKAEQAKEQSMEGQVANGGSSPEVKQQESEQSKAAEESHTVENSVPVAQQESG; encoded by the exons ATGGCTCGGGATTTCAGACCTGGAGACTTGATCTTTGCCAAGATGAAGGGTTATCCCCATTGGCCAGCCAGG ATTGATGAAGTTCCAGATGGGGCTGTTAAACCGTCCAATGTCAAGTTCCCTATCTTCTTCTTCGGCACTCATGAAAC GGCATTTCTTGGACCAAAAGACATATTCCCATACTTGGCTAATAAAGACAAGTATGGAAAACCTAACAAGAGAAAAGGTTTCAATGAAGGCCTGTGGGAAATTGAGAACAATCCAAAGGTGGAGCTAGGTGGAGAGAAG CAGATGATGTCGGCTGAGTCAGCGGAAGACAAAGACTCGGACAGCAGccctgagggagaggaggaaggcgaggatggggagagggggaggaagtccACG GTGTCTGGCAGTGAAGcgggtgaggaagaggaggaggaggaaggggagatgGAGGTATCAGGGCAGGGGCCCCTGTTGGAGGAA gAATCGACAGACACATCTAAGCCAAAAAGGGGGCGAAAGAAAAAG AGTGAACCAGAGCAAGACTCAGAGAAAGATGAGGCTGCCACCAGTCCTACTTCAAGTCCAGCTG gTGGAGACACACCTGTGCCTAAGCGGCGTGGCAGGAAGCCCAAAGCAGAGAAGTTGCTCCTCCTGCAGCAGCAGTCATCACATGACCCCCACGGATCAGGCAGTGACAT GGAGACTACTGCAGATTCTGAACGAAAAAGGAAGCGTGGATCAGATGACAAGAGCAAACATCAGGAGGAAGACGAGAGGAGGGCAGATGGCAGGAAGAGAAAGGACGAGGCGAAGAAGGAGCCAGAGGCCAAGAGGAAGAGAAACGCCAAAGATGGGAGCTCCTCTGACTCTGAGGATGAGGAG AAGAGCAGTGGACCAGGCAGGAAACGCAACCCGCTGAAAGCCCAGCAGAATACAGTAGAGCCTGACAAGGATGAGCGTCGCCGCAAGGGAGACGACACCAAAGA ATTAGGGAAAGAGGACGCAATGAAGGACGAGCGGAAAGGAGACCGAAGGAAAG AGCACCGACTGCAGAGGTTGCATGGAGAAATCAAGATCTCTTTGAAGATAGACAACCCT GATGTGAAAAAATGCCTGGTTGCATTGGATGAGCTGGGCTCTCTACAAGTCAACACCCAGCACCTTCAAAAGCACAGTGACCTGATAGCCACCCTTAAAAAG ATCCGCAGGTTTAAGGCCAGCCAGGACATCATGGACAAGGCCACCATGTTGTATAACAAGTTCAAGACCATGTTCCTGGTGGGTGAGGGAGACTCTGTGCTGAGCCAAGTGCTCAACAAGTCTCTGGCTGAGCAGAGGCAGTATGAGGAGGCCAAGAAAGGAGCGCTGAAGAAAGCCGAGCAGGCCAAAGAGCAGAGCATGG AGGGACAGGTTGCGAATGGAGGGTCAAGCCCAGAGGTGAAGCAGCAAGAGTCTGAGCAGAGCAAAGCTGCTGAAGAGAGCCACACTGTGGAGAACAG TGTGCCAGTAGCCCAGCAGGAATCCGGTTGA
- the psip1a gene encoding PC4 and SFRS1 interacting protein 1a isoform X3: MARDFRPGDLIFAKMKGYPHWPARIDEVPDGAVKPSNVKFPIFFFGTHETAFLGPKDIFPYLANKDKYGKPNKRKGFNEGLWEIENNPKVELGGEKQMMSAESAEDKDSDSSPEGEEEGEDGERGRKSTESTDTSKPKRGRKKKSEPEQDSEKDEAATSPTSSPAGGDTPVPKRRGRKPKAEKLLLLQQQSSHDPHGSGSDMETTADSERKRKRGSDDKSKHQEEDERRADGRKRKDEAKKEPEAKRKRNAKDGSSSDSEDEEKSSGPGRKRNPLKAQQNTVEPDKDERRRKGDDTKELGKEDAMKDERKGDRRKEMSTEHRLQRLHGEIKISLKIDNPDVKKCLVALDELGSLQVNTQHLQKHSDLIATLKKIRRFKASQDIMDKATMLYNKFKTMFLVGEGDSVLSQVLNKSLAEQRQYEEAKKGALKKAEQAKEQSMEGQVANGGSSPEVKQQESEQSKAAEESHTVENSVPVAQQESG; this comes from the exons ATGGCTCGGGATTTCAGACCTGGAGACTTGATCTTTGCCAAGATGAAGGGTTATCCCCATTGGCCAGCCAGG ATTGATGAAGTTCCAGATGGGGCTGTTAAACCGTCCAATGTCAAGTTCCCTATCTTCTTCTTCGGCACTCATGAAAC GGCATTTCTTGGACCAAAAGACATATTCCCATACTTGGCTAATAAAGACAAGTATGGAAAACCTAACAAGAGAAAAGGTTTCAATGAAGGCCTGTGGGAAATTGAGAACAATCCAAAGGTGGAGCTAGGTGGAGAGAAG CAGATGATGTCGGCTGAGTCAGCGGAAGACAAAGACTCGGACAGCAGccctgagggagaggaggaaggcgaggatggggagagggggaggaagtccACG gAATCGACAGACACATCTAAGCCAAAAAGGGGGCGAAAGAAAAAG AGTGAACCAGAGCAAGACTCAGAGAAAGATGAGGCTGCCACCAGTCCTACTTCAAGTCCAGCTG gTGGAGACACACCTGTGCCTAAGCGGCGTGGCAGGAAGCCCAAAGCAGAGAAGTTGCTCCTCCTGCAGCAGCAGTCATCACATGACCCCCACGGATCAGGCAGTGACAT GGAGACTACTGCAGATTCTGAACGAAAAAGGAAGCGTGGATCAGATGACAAGAGCAAACATCAGGAGGAAGACGAGAGGAGGGCAGATGGCAGGAAGAGAAAGGACGAGGCGAAGAAGGAGCCAGAGGCCAAGAGGAAGAGAAACGCCAAAGATGGGAGCTCCTCTGACTCTGAGGATGAGGAG AAGAGCAGTGGACCAGGCAGGAAACGCAACCCGCTGAAAGCCCAGCAGAATACAGTAGAGCCTGACAAGGATGAGCGTCGCCGCAAGGGAGACGACACCAAAGA ATTAGGGAAAGAGGACGCAATGAAGGACGAGCGGAAAGGAGACCGAAGGAAAG AAATGTCCACAGAGCACCGACTGCAGAGGTTGCATGGAGAAATCAAGATCTCTTTGAAGATAGACAACCCT GATGTGAAAAAATGCCTGGTTGCATTGGATGAGCTGGGCTCTCTACAAGTCAACACCCAGCACCTTCAAAAGCACAGTGACCTGATAGCCACCCTTAAAAAG ATCCGCAGGTTTAAGGCCAGCCAGGACATCATGGACAAGGCCACCATGTTGTATAACAAGTTCAAGACCATGTTCCTGGTGGGTGAGGGAGACTCTGTGCTGAGCCAAGTGCTCAACAAGTCTCTGGCTGAGCAGAGGCAGTATGAGGAGGCCAAGAAAGGAGCGCTGAAGAAAGCCGAGCAGGCCAAAGAGCAGAGCATGG AGGGACAGGTTGCGAATGGAGGGTCAAGCCCAGAGGTGAAGCAGCAAGAGTCTGAGCAGAGCAAAGCTGCTGAAGAGAGCCACACTGTGGAGAACAG TGTGCCAGTAGCCCAGCAGGAATCCGGTTGA
- the psip1a gene encoding PC4 and SFRS1 interacting protein 1a isoform X4 codes for MARDFRPGDLIFAKMKGYPHWPARIDEVPDGAVKPSNVKFPIFFFGTHETAFLGPKDIFPYLANKDKYGKPNKRKGFNEGLWEIENNPKVELGGEKQMMSAESAEDKDSDSSPEGEEEGEDGERGRKSTVSGSEAGEEEEEEEGEMEVSGQGPLLEEESTDTSKPKRGRKKKSEPEQDSEKDEAATSPTSSPAGGDTPVPKRRGRKPKAEKLLLLQQQSSHDPHGSGSDMETTADSERKRKRGSDDKSKHQEEDERRADGRKRKDEAKKEPEAKRKRNAKDGSSSDSEDEEKSSGPGRKRNPLKAQQNTVEPDKDERRRKGDDTKELGKEDAMKDERKGDRRKEMSTEHRLQRLHGEIKISLKIDNPDVKKCLVALDELGSLQVNTQHLQKHSDLIATLKKIRRFKASQDIMDKATMLYNKFKTMFLVGEGDSVLSQVLNKSLAEQRQYEEAKKGALKKAEQAKEQSMEGQVANGGSSPEVKQQESEQSKAAEESHTVENSVPVAQQESG; via the exons ATGGCTCGGGATTTCAGACCTGGAGACTTGATCTTTGCCAAGATGAAGGGTTATCCCCATTGGCCAGCCAGG ATTGATGAAGTTCCAGATGGGGCTGTTAAACCGTCCAATGTCAAGTTCCCTATCTTCTTCTTCGGCACTCATGAAAC GGCATTTCTTGGACCAAAAGACATATTCCCATACTTGGCTAATAAAGACAAGTATGGAAAACCTAACAAGAGAAAAGGTTTCAATGAAGGCCTGTGGGAAATTGAGAACAATCCAAAGGTGGAGCTAGGTGGAGAGAAG CAGATGATGTCGGCTGAGTCAGCGGAAGACAAAGACTCGGACAGCAGccctgagggagaggaggaaggcgaggatggggagagggggaggaagtccACG GTGTCTGGCAGTGAAGcgggtgaggaagaggaggaggaggaaggggagatgGAGGTATCAGGGCAGGGGCCCCTGTTGGAGGAA gAATCGACAGACACATCTAAGCCAAAAAGGGGGCGAAAGAAAAAG AGTGAACCAGAGCAAGACTCAGAGAAAGATGAGGCTGCCACCAGTCCTACTTCAAGTCCAGCTG gTGGAGACACACCTGTGCCTAAGCGGCGTGGCAGGAAGCCCAAAGCAGAGAAGTTGCTCCTCCTGCAGCAGCAGTCATCACATGACCCCCACGGATCAGGCAGTGACAT GGAGACTACTGCAGATTCTGAACGAAAAAGGAAGCGTGGATCAGATGACAAGAGCAAACATCAGGAGGAAGACGAGAGGAGGGCAGATGGCAGGAAGAGAAAGGACGAGGCGAAGAAGGAGCCAGAGGCCAAGAGGAAGAGAAACGCCAAAGATGGGAGCTCCTCTGACTCTGAGGATGAGGAG AAGAGCAGTGGACCAGGCAGGAAACGCAACCCGCTGAAAGCCCAGCAGAATACAGTAGAGCCTGACAAGGATGAGCGTCGCCGCAAGGGAGACGACACCAAAGA ATTAGGGAAAGAGGACGCAATGAAGGACGAGCGGAAAGGAGACCGAAGGAAAG AAATGTCCACAGAGCACCGACTGCAGAGGTTGCATGGAGAAATCAAGATCTCTTTGAAGATAGACAACCCT GATGTGAAAAAATGCCTGGTTGCATTGGATGAGCTGGGCTCTCTACAAGTCAACACCCAGCACCTTCAAAAGCACAGTGACCTGATAGCCACCCTTAAAAAG ATCCGCAGGTTTAAGGCCAGCCAGGACATCATGGACAAGGCCACCATGTTGTATAACAAGTTCAAGACCATGTTCCTGGTGGGTGAGGGAGACTCTGTGCTGAGCCAAGTGCTCAACAAGTCTCTGGCTGAGCAGAGGCAGTATGAGGAGGCCAAGAAAGGAGCGCTGAAGAAAGCCGAGCAGGCCAAAGAGCAGAGCATGG AGGGACAGGTTGCGAATGGAGGGTCAAGCCCAGAGGTGAAGCAGCAAGAGTCTGAGCAGAGCAAAGCTGCTGAAGAGAGCCACACTGTGGAGAACAG TGTGCCAGTAGCCCAGCAGGAATCCGGTTGA